From Chryseobacterium tructae, one genomic window encodes:
- a CDS encoding discoidin domain-containing protein → MRQYFLSLAILLGIFVGGQQKTFCNPINIDYGYTPFEVFSKQGKHRATADPVIVNFKNKLFLFSTNQEGYWYSDNMLDWKFVKRKFLRDNKYIHDLNAPAVWAMKDTLYVYGSTWEQDFPIWKSTNPTQDDWKIAVDTLKVGAWDPAFHYDEDKNKLYLYWGSSNEWPLLGTEVKVKTLQSEGFVKPILRLKPEDHGWERFGEYNDNVFLQPFVEGAWVTKHNGKYYMQYGAPATEFSGYSDGVYVSKNPLEGFEYQQHNPFSYKPGGFARGAGHGATFEDNYKNWWHVSTIFISTKNNFERRLGIWPAGFDKDDVMYTNTAYGDYPTYLPQYAQGKDFSKGLFAGWMLLNYNKPVQVSSTLGSYQPNFAVDEDIKTYWSAKTENSGEWFQTDLGEVSTINAIQINYADQDVEFMGKTLGKMHQYKIYGSNDGKRWNVIVDKSKNTKDVPHDYIELEKPATARFLKMENLKMPTGKFALSGFRVFGKGAGAKPRKVESFVPLRADPKKYGERRSIWMKWQQNPEADGYVIYWGNPRINYTEASWCMERMNISLQELTERTLIISRLKHSMPMECLKEQKS, encoded by the coding sequence ATGAGACAATACTTTTTATCTTTAGCAATTCTCTTAGGAATTTTTGTGGGTGGACAGCAGAAAACGTTTTGCAATCCAATCAATATAGATTACGGATATACTCCTTTTGAAGTTTTTTCAAAACAAGGAAAACATCGTGCTACAGCAGATCCTGTAATTGTTAATTTTAAAAATAAATTGTTCCTTTTTTCTACAAATCAGGAAGGATATTGGTACAGTGATAATATGTTGGACTGGAAGTTTGTCAAAAGAAAATTTCTCAGAGATAATAAATATATTCATGATCTCAATGCCCCGGCAGTATGGGCAATGAAAGATACACTCTATGTGTATGGTTCCACCTGGGAACAGGATTTCCCCATCTGGAAAAGTACAAATCCTACCCAAGATGATTGGAAAATTGCAGTAGATACATTAAAAGTAGGTGCCTGGGATCCCGCATTCCATTATGATGAGGATAAAAATAAACTGTATCTGTACTGGGGTTCCAGCAATGAATGGCCTTTGTTGGGAACAGAAGTAAAAGTGAAAACCCTTCAGTCTGAAGGCTTCGTAAAACCGATCCTTAGATTGAAACCGGAAGACCATGGTTGGGAAAGGTTTGGGGAATACAACGATAATGTTTTTCTTCAGCCTTTTGTGGAAGGAGCTTGGGTGACCAAACATAATGGAAAATATTATATGCAATATGGTGCTCCGGCAACAGAATTTAGTGGCTATTCAGATGGTGTATACGTAAGCAAAAATCCTTTGGAAGGGTTTGAATACCAACAACACAATCCGTTTTCCTATAAACCGGGAGGGTTTGCAAGAGGAGCAGGACATGGCGCTACCTTTGAAGATAATTATAAAAATTGGTGGCATGTTTCCACTATTTTTATTTCCACAAAAAATAATTTTGAAAGGAGATTGGGAATATGGCCGGCAGGATTCGATAAAGATGATGTCATGTATACCAATACAGCATATGGAGATTACCCGACTTATCTGCCACAATATGCACAAGGGAAAGACTTTTCAAAAGGTCTTTTTGCTGGTTGGATGCTGCTGAATTACAATAAACCTGTTCAGGTTTCATCTACTCTGGGAAGTTATCAGCCTAATTTTGCCGTAGATGAAGATATTAAGACCTATTGGAGTGCTAAAACCGAAAATTCCGGAGAGTGGTTTCAGACCGATCTTGGAGAGGTATCCACCATCAATGCCATTCAGATTAATTATGCCGACCAGGACGTAGAGTTTATGGGAAAAACATTAGGTAAAATGCATCAATACAAAATTTATGGATCAAATGATGGTAAAAGATGGAACGTCATTGTGGATAAAAGCAAAAACACAAAAGATGTTCCTCATGACTATATTGAACTTGAGAAACCTGCAACGGCAAGATTCCTTAAAATGGAAAACCTAAAAATGCCAACAGGAAAATTTGCATTGAGTGGTTTCAGGGTATTTGGAAAAGGAGCAGGAGCAAAACCCAGGAAAGTAGAAAGTTTTGTCCCATTAAGAGCCGATCCTAAGAAATATGGTGAAAGAAGAAGTATCTGGATGAAATGGCAGCAAAATCCTGAAGCAGACGGCTATGTAATCTATTGGGGAAATCCCCGGATAAATTATACGGAAGCATCATGGTGTATGGAAAGAATGAATATTTCTTTACAGGAGCTGACAGAACGGACGCTTATTATTTCCAGATTGAAGCATTCAATGCCAATGGAATGTCTGAAAGAACAGAAATCGTAA
- a CDS encoding TonB-dependent receptor domain-containing protein, giving the protein MKRILLSIVIIFGTCAFAQEKKSDSTKTKNIEGVTITKQIFKKQSDRLVYDVASSPIAKGNTTFDLLKQTPLLSSTDDKTLKIAGKNNVLIYINGRKSNMDAESLAQFLKNTPAENIQKIEVITVPGSEYQVESSDGIINIVLKKKMSDGLNGNMRFSNTQGKYNASQASFSANYRKDKLGISASLSGGENIEAQTYTLKNSSEGASNESTGNIDDPNKNIGGYLNIDYQLNDKSNLALSWNTWANKSYNSTVNLFNTIISTNEPSYTWSKNKEDARSYNNSLNLNYELKTDSLGSKLNLNAAYLNYKRFQYTNNMTYHSNINRDVLGESTQLLQDLPQIINNFSGMADYIQKFKNDLTISVGGNYNKTKTDNDTKNDSYNFDTATPDAKPNHFIYDENIYGLYITAEKKFSDKFSGKVGTRYEITNSLGTSDNPSSEDLRRIERNYNNLLPYLSLNYTINDKNNISYSFSSRMRRPSFWEINPVKNKLTDNNYTQNNPFVKASSTYNQELMYMYKNSYFVVLNHSYIKDAITQVPLQGYPLHPDGTVGENLALRYIRTNFGDKQEMSAMVGIQKSFFKQYWTTNSSIGFQHNRNNGSLAVDPTTGDRFIDKDGKDFVYVNTTNSTSILIQTNNTIRLDKAKTWFLGVNFFYIDKQQIELGMLRGLSSLDLSIKKNWNDWTFALNVNDVLRTNIVVIDDYQANGNYNYIHQNQYKRNLTVSLTYNFGNKKLKKIRDIEGASDSIKSRTR; this is encoded by the coding sequence ATGAAACGTATACTTTTGTCAATAGTAATCATATTCGGAACCTGCGCATTTGCTCAGGAGAAGAAATCTGATTCGACAAAGACTAAAAATATAGAAGGTGTTACCATCACTAAACAGATTTTCAAAAAACAAAGCGATCGTTTGGTGTATGATGTTGCTTCTTCACCTATAGCGAAAGGAAATACAACTTTTGACCTTCTGAAACAAACGCCATTATTGTCTTCAACGGATGACAAAACATTAAAGATTGCAGGAAAAAATAATGTATTAATCTATATTAACGGAAGAAAATCCAATATGGATGCGGAGTCACTGGCTCAGTTCCTGAAAAACACTCCGGCTGAAAACATTCAGAAAATTGAAGTAATTACTGTTCCGGGAAGTGAATATCAGGTAGAATCTTCTGACGGGATCATTAACATCGTTTTGAAGAAAAAAATGAGTGATGGTCTTAACGGGAATATGAGATTCTCTAATACTCAGGGTAAATACAATGCAAGCCAAGCCAGTTTCTCTGCCAATTACAGAAAAGATAAACTGGGAATAAGTGCCAGCCTCAGCGGCGGTGAAAATATTGAAGCTCAAACTTACACCCTGAAAAACAGCAGTGAGGGAGCTTCCAATGAATCAACCGGTAATATTGATGATCCAAACAAAAATATTGGTGGGTATCTGAATATCGATTATCAATTAAATGATAAGAGCAATTTAGCATTATCCTGGAATACATGGGCCAACAAGAGTTATAACTCAACTGTCAACCTCTTCAATACAATTATCAGTACAAATGAACCAAGCTATACATGGTCTAAAAACAAAGAGGATGCAAGAAGTTATAACAACTCACTCAATTTAAATTATGAATTAAAAACCGATTCTTTAGGCAGTAAACTGAATCTAAATGCAGCGTATCTGAACTATAAAAGGTTTCAATATACCAATAATATGACCTACCACTCTAATATCAACAGAGATGTACTAGGGGAAAGCACACAATTGTTGCAGGATCTACCACAGATCATTAACAATTTCTCAGGTATGGCAGATTATATCCAGAAGTTTAAGAATGACCTGACTATTTCTGTAGGTGGAAATTATAATAAAACCAAAACAGATAACGATACTAAAAATGATTCTTATAATTTCGATACAGCAACTCCTGATGCTAAACCTAATCATTTTATTTATGATGAAAATATTTATGGTCTTTACATCACTGCAGAGAAGAAATTTTCAGATAAATTCTCAGGGAAAGTGGGAACAAGATATGAGATTACCAACAGTCTAGGAACATCCGATAACCCATCTTCAGAAGATCTTAGACGAATTGAAAGAAATTATAACAATTTACTTCCTTACTTAAGCCTGAACTATACCATTAATGATAAAAACAACATCTCTTATTCATTTTCAAGCAGAATGAGAAGACCAAGTTTCTGGGAAATAAATCCGGTAAAGAATAAACTGACGGATAATAATTATACTCAAAACAATCCTTTTGTAAAGGCTTCTTCTACTTATAATCAAGAGTTGATGTATATGTATAAGAATTCATACTTTGTAGTTTTAAATCATTCTTATATTAAAGATGCTATCACTCAGGTGCCTTTACAGGGTTACCCTCTACATCCTGACGGAACAGTAGGTGAAAATCTTGCCTTACGATATATAAGAACCAATTTTGGTGATAAACAGGAAATGTCTGCGATGGTAGGAATTCAAAAATCTTTCTTTAAACAGTACTGGACTACCAACTCCAGCATTGGTTTTCAACATAACAGGAACAATGGAAGCCTTGCCGTGGATCCTACCACAGGAGACCGATTCATAGATAAAGATGGTAAAGATTTCGTCTACGTTAATACGACCAATTCTACCAGCATTTTGATCCAAACCAACAATACGATCCGCCTTGATAAAGCAAAAACATGGTTCCTTGGGGTTAATTTCTTCTACATAGACAAGCAGCAGATAGAGCTGGGTATGCTACGAGGCTTATCAAGTTTAGACCTTAGCATCAAGAAAAACTGGAACGACTGGACTTTTGCCTTGAATGTAAATGATGTTCTAAGAACCAATATTGTAGTCATTGATGATTATCAAGCTAACGGAAACTACAATTATATTCATCAGAATCAATACAAAAGAAACTTAACTGTGAGCCTTACTTACAATTTCGGGAATAAAAAACTGAAAAAGATAAGAGATATTGAAGGGGCTTCCGATTCTATCAAGAGTAGAACAAGATAA
- a CDS encoding sensor histidine kinase: MKLLLKLCAILALFGSVKLSSQNQDLGNYSVAAITQDDGLSQGSNYFWFEDRKGFIWLTCNDALNRYDGSSVKVYNLKYFFKNCPTLQQGYGFAEDNNHLYIGSTRGLYIYDYQLDEFTLIDIYGKISNSKTAIPIGFADGKIWLFNEMYQLASFDIETKEISLVTRIPIEPLKSVHIYNIDGNVFYFRMPFFDKQGNICFVGTKELITYNLNSGKIGFPSRELGIGSSVVFQSAAYDKENDALYLGTVDDGLLIMKNNYRDLDHRQTAIKRIVSIAVDQDKVALMGGNSLFIYDKQFKNGGAFHKGFERIYNLQLDKIGRLWFCDDGQGEVIMDFRGAMLKNTLAGKDILLQYFRDRGVSDIIELPDHTILVNSMAIFNPKTFSTQKFASDRISYYSNSRSKSYVNPYTLELWMVENNLSGDQSKIIIFNKDLKLKAGYNFDNEIMGKHQSMVSFPDSTSLFSFSTGLYFFNKAKDQFEKIKSIPGQNSFYINILSNKRIAISYLNRDMILAKIEGKNQYKIIGKILPNVQCFYIQEDIKNKQFWVGTNQGVHLLDKNFKTIKIFDSNNHLAGTYIYGLLLDDFGKLWCSHQRGLSSIDTKTHMITNYDKEDGIQFWDFNNRAFLKASDGTLYFGGVKGLNYFKPPLKLNSFYRPEIYFDEILVNNNRYVSKEGINTLKELHLKYNENNISIKALIKDLEYGSQRKIMYRIKNIDKVWKSLSKKVPLNLNSLAPGTYEIEFGIADKFTGSVFYKKPITIIVAKVFYQTFLFWVIIGGFIFGGLIMAVSRWKFIRQQNEFKEKMALETQRNKITADLHDDIGSTLSSLQINSVVAGELIGKQKIEDAQKVLRNIENQSRKLSENMSDIVWSLKPNTDSLMTLSTRIRNIASEILGNTDIDYKIDIDEIIDDEIVDFSIKKNIILIVKEALNNIAKYSKADKVFINLKTEESNHIMEIKDNGVGFNPTEIKGNGIGNMKKRTLEMNGTFDLESQKGTYIKILIPKFRD; the protein is encoded by the coding sequence ATGAAACTTCTGTTAAAACTTTGCGCTATATTGGCATTATTCGGAAGTGTAAAACTGAGTTCCCAAAATCAAGATCTGGGTAATTATTCTGTGGCCGCCATAACACAGGATGACGGACTTTCGCAGGGCTCCAATTATTTTTGGTTTGAAGACCGAAAGGGATTTATATGGCTTACTTGTAATGATGCTCTCAACAGATATGACGGCTCATCAGTAAAAGTTTATAACCTTAAATATTTTTTCAAAAACTGCCCCACACTCCAGCAGGGATATGGATTTGCAGAAGACAACAATCATTTATATATCGGTAGTACAAGAGGTTTATATATTTATGACTATCAGTTAGACGAATTTACCTTAATTGATATCTATGGAAAAATTTCCAATAGTAAAACGGCTATTCCTATTGGATTTGCAGATGGTAAAATATGGCTGTTTAATGAAATGTATCAGCTGGCGAGTTTTGATATTGAAACAAAAGAGATCAGTCTGGTAACAAGAATTCCTATAGAACCTCTGAAATCGGTTCATATATACAATATCGATGGTAATGTCTTCTATTTTAGAATGCCATTTTTTGATAAACAGGGCAATATATGTTTCGTAGGAACCAAAGAACTGATAACCTACAACCTGAATTCCGGGAAAATAGGCTTTCCCAGCCGGGAATTAGGGATTGGATCTTCAGTAGTTTTTCAGTCAGCGGCTTATGACAAAGAAAATGACGCGTTGTATCTGGGAACAGTGGATGACGGATTGTTGATCATGAAAAATAATTACAGAGATTTAGATCATCGGCAGACAGCTATCAAAAGAATTGTAAGCATAGCAGTGGATCAAGATAAAGTAGCTTTGATGGGTGGAAATTCTCTTTTCATTTATGATAAACAGTTTAAGAACGGTGGGGCTTTTCACAAAGGCTTTGAAAGAATTTATAATCTTCAGTTGGATAAAATAGGGAGGTTATGGTTTTGTGATGACGGGCAAGGAGAAGTTATTATGGATTTTCGGGGAGCAATGCTCAAAAATACTCTGGCTGGTAAAGATATTCTCCTTCAGTATTTCAGAGACAGGGGAGTTTCAGATATTATAGAACTTCCGGATCATACCATCCTTGTTAATTCAATGGCTATTTTTAATCCTAAAACGTTCTCCACTCAAAAATTTGCCTCCGATAGGATCAGTTATTATTCCAATTCCAGAAGCAAAAGCTATGTAAATCCGTATACTCTGGAATTGTGGATGGTTGAAAATAATCTGAGCGGAGATCAGTCGAAAATTATCATATTTAATAAAGATCTAAAGCTCAAAGCCGGTTATAATTTTGATAATGAGATCATGGGAAAACATCAGAGTATGGTAAGTTTTCCGGATTCAACGTCATTATTTTCATTCTCTACAGGATTGTATTTTTTTAATAAAGCAAAAGATCAATTCGAAAAGATTAAAAGTATTCCGGGGCAGAATAGTTTTTATATTAATATTTTGAGCAACAAAAGGATAGCAATAAGCTATCTGAACCGGGATATGATATTGGCAAAGATTGAAGGAAAGAACCAATATAAGATCATTGGAAAAATCCTTCCGAATGTACAATGCTTCTATATACAGGAAGATATAAAAAATAAACAGTTTTGGGTAGGTACAAATCAGGGAGTTCATCTCTTGGATAAGAATTTTAAAACAATAAAAATATTTGATAGTAATAATCATCTTGCCGGAACATATATCTACGGACTTCTGCTGGATGATTTTGGAAAACTCTGGTGCAGCCATCAGAGAGGGTTGTCAAGTATTGACACCAAAACCCATATGATCACCAATTATGATAAAGAAGATGGTATTCAGTTTTGGGACTTCAACAACAGAGCATTTCTCAAAGCTTCAGATGGAACCTTATATTTTGGAGGAGTGAAAGGACTTAATTATTTTAAACCTCCACTAAAGCTTAATTCTTTCTATCGTCCTGAGATTTATTTTGATGAAATTCTAGTGAATAATAACCGCTATGTTTCTAAAGAAGGAATTAATACCCTGAAAGAACTTCATCTTAAATACAATGAAAATAATATCTCAATAAAGGCATTGATAAAAGATCTAGAATATGGTTCACAGAGAAAAATAATGTATCGGATCAAAAATATTGATAAAGTCTGGAAAAGTTTGTCTAAAAAAGTTCCGCTTAATCTCAATAGTCTTGCACCGGGGACATATGAAATTGAATTCGGGATTGCAGATAAATTTACAGGAAGTGTTTTTTATAAGAAACCAATCACCATAATCGTAGCAAAGGTTTTCTATCAGACATTTTTATTTTGGGTCATTATCGGAGGTTTTATTTTCGGAGGCCTGATCATGGCAGTGAGCCGATGGAAGTTTATCAGGCAGCAAAACGAATTCAAAGAAAAAATGGCATTGGAAACTCAGAGAAATAAAATTACAGCAGATTTGCATGATGACATCGGTTCCACCTTGAGTAGTTTACAGATCAATTCTGTAGTGGCCGGAGAACTTATAGGCAAACAAAAAATAGAAGATGCCCAGAAAGTCCTCAGAAATATAGAAAATCAATCCAGAAAACTCTCTGAAAATATGAGTGATATTGTCTGGAGCCTGAAGCCCAATACCGATTCTCTCATGACCCTTTCTACCAGAATCAGAAATATAGCCAGTGAAATACTGGGAAATACAGACATAGATTATAAAATCGATATAGATGAAATCATTGATGATGAAATTGTGGATTTCAGCATCAAAAAAAACATAATTCTCATTGTAAAAGAAGCCCTCAATAATATTGCAAAGTACAGCAAAGCCGATAAAGTTTTTATTAACCTTAAGACAGAAGAGAGCAATCATATAATGGAAATAAAAGATAATGGAGTAGGATTCAATCCGACAGAAATAAAAGGAAACGGGATTGGTAATATGAAGAAAAGAACCCTGGAAATGAACGGAACTTTTGACCTTGAATCTCAAAAAGGAACTTATATAAAAATCCTTATCCCTAAATTTAGGGATTGA
- a CDS encoding alpha/beta hydrolase codes for MKKGFVFSISFIFMLLLTACKKNKINLTNNIRFYKEENIHYGSSTDQVLDLYTPDKKPSKEKEAFIMIHGGGWRGGDKSQLTLFMFSMMEKYPDHIFINMNYRLASITQYGIPNQTNDIKDAIAFLKNKLNYKPRLILLGNSAGSHLSMLYSYHFDADKDVKAVINIVGPADLSDSGFKSYEEYSFIEKHLIDPKILPAGASTITFASPVHWINKTSPPTLSYYGKTDRVVPLSQNRVLDSALNKNNITHESYEFNGGHLDWNRLPNTTFLIDKIEIFLKQLDKKQHALNN; via the coding sequence ATGAAAAAAGGTTTCGTATTTAGCATCAGTTTTATCTTTATGCTTCTTTTGACAGCTTGTAAAAAGAACAAGATCAATCTTACCAACAATATCCGCTTTTATAAAGAGGAAAATATTCATTATGGAAGTAGTACGGATCAGGTTCTGGATCTTTATACACCTGATAAAAAGCCTTCGAAGGAAAAAGAGGCCTTTATCATGATTCATGGTGGTGGCTGGCGTGGCGGTGATAAATCCCAACTCACTTTATTCATGTTTTCTATGATGGAGAAATATCCTGATCATATTTTTATTAACATGAATTACAGACTGGCATCTATTACTCAATATGGCATTCCTAATCAGACCAATGATATTAAAGATGCTATTGCGTTTCTGAAAAACAAACTCAACTATAAACCTAGGCTTATTCTTCTGGGAAACAGTGCTGGCAGTCATTTATCTATGCTTTATTCCTATCATTTTGATGCTGATAAAGACGTAAAAGCAGTGATCAATATCGTAGGTCCTGCTGATCTTTCGGATTCCGGATTTAAAAGCTATGAAGAGTATTCTTTTATAGAAAAACATCTGATTGATCCCAAAATATTACCTGCCGGAGCTTCAACCATCACTTTTGCAAGTCCGGTACATTGGATCAACAAAACTTCTCCTCCTACTCTTTCTTACTATGGAAAAACAGACCGTGTTGTCCCCTTAAGCCAAAATAGAGTTCTGGATTCTGCTTTGAATAAAAATAATATCACCCATGAATCTTATGAGTTCAATGGCGGACATCTTGATTGGAATAGACTACCTAATACTACTTTCCTTATTGATAAAATTGAAATATTCCTGAAACAGCTTGATAAAAAACAGCACGCTTTAAATAATTAA
- a CDS encoding outer membrane beta-barrel protein, protein MVEDASASDLLPLQGILTAPKRDENGNIIYDNEGKMIMEKTRFLRYIRTNYGKNRELSLTLGMNKSWFKDIWTTNYSVNLGYNTYTGGVFQDPTSQLGPYETEDLEPYIIDVKNYNMSLTLNNIVRLSSKKDWFLGVNYFFSSKVAMEGGTIGVRQSFDISLKKIIGDWTVVAEVNDLFNQSFYRLNSVQPNGSYNNITNFNYPRLLNIGVTYNFGNQKIKKAREMKSANDAVKSRT, encoded by the coding sequence ATGGTAGAGGATGCCTCTGCTTCTGATCTGCTTCCTTTACAAGGGATCTTAACGGCTCCAAAGAGAGATGAAAATGGTAATATCATATATGATAATGAAGGAAAAATGATCATGGAAAAAACTCGATTTCTAAGATATATAAGAACCAATTATGGAAAAAACAGGGAGTTGAGTTTAACTCTTGGAATGAACAAATCCTGGTTTAAAGATATCTGGACAACAAATTATTCTGTAAACCTTGGGTATAATACTTATACTGGAGGTGTATTTCAAGATCCTACTTCTCAATTAGGCCCCTATGAAACAGAAGATCTGGAGCCTTATATCATTGATGTAAAGAACTACAATATGTCTTTAACTCTCAACAATATCGTTCGACTTTCTTCTAAAAAAGACTGGTTCTTAGGTGTTAATTACTTTTTCTCTAGTAAAGTAGCCATGGAAGGAGGTACAATCGGGGTAAGACAAAGCTTTGATATCAGTCTGAAAAAAATAATAGGCGACTGGACTGTGGTTGCGGAAGTGAATGACCTATTCAATCAAAGTTTTTACAGACTTAACAGCGTACAGCCTAATGGAAGTTACAATAATATCACCAACTTCAATTATCCACGATTACTGAATATTGGAGTAACCTACAACTTCGGAAATCAGAAAATAAAAAAAGCAAGGGAAATGAAATCAGCAAATGATGCTGTAAAATCAAGAACCTAA
- a CDS encoding TonB-dependent receptor domain-containing protein, producing MKTQILIAALFFSGLISAQQKKDSLKVNAIESVNIKKQVFKKQGDRLVYDVAASPIAKGTNTFNLLKQTPMISSIDGKTLKILGKSDAVIYINNKKTNMDSEALIEMLKSTPSEDIQKIEVITVPGSEFQVESKEGVINIVMKRSKNNGYNGTLKMQNEQAYYNNPSAGASFNFRQGKWSGNSNFRMGSWTERQRYTLSNGDSTFRNESYGSNDDPNKNFGGGFNIDYEISKKQSLGLSYNMRYNKSFDSVLDMMNWQNGQLSNRTINNEDAQTRNHSFNLNYEIKTDSIGSKLTSNVSYLWFNRDKMSFNESIPLDVQPSSEAYKKRYSALHQSVPQIINNYAANIDYLKKTTKGATWLMGVSYNYTNTDNDTRQDKLIGDEFVMDTKQTNHFIYKENILGIYLNYERKLTEKLSGKIGARYEMTRSTGDILGKTGFERNYNNLLPYLNLNYAINSDHNLSYTFSSRVRRPRFWELNPSRTYFTPTNYTQNNPFVLAAKFYNQELNYMYKCVLCES from the coding sequence ATGAAAACTCAAATTCTCATTGCAGCACTATTCTTCAGCGGACTGATTTCCGCTCAACAGAAGAAAGATAGTTTGAAAGTAAATGCTATTGAGTCAGTCAATATCAAGAAACAGGTTTTCAAAAAACAAGGAGACCGTCTTGTATATGATGTAGCAGCCTCTCCTATTGCCAAAGGCACCAATACTTTTAATCTTTTGAAGCAAACACCTATGATTTCCAGCATTGATGGGAAAACGCTGAAGATTCTTGGAAAGTCTGATGCCGTTATCTACATCAATAACAAAAAAACAAATATGGATTCTGAGGCATTAATTGAAATGCTTAAGTCTACCCCATCGGAAGATATTCAGAAAATTGAAGTAATTACCGTTCCCGGAAGTGAATTTCAGGTGGAATCTAAGGAAGGGGTGATCAATATTGTGATGAAGAGGAGTAAAAACAATGGTTACAATGGAACTTTGAAAATGCAGAATGAGCAAGCTTATTATAATAATCCATCAGCAGGTGCTTCTTTCAATTTCAGACAGGGAAAATGGTCAGGAAATTCAAATTTCAGAATGGGCAGCTGGACTGAAAGACAAAGATATACTCTGTCTAACGGAGATTCCACTTTTAGAAATGAATCTTATGGATCGAATGACGACCCCAATAAAAACTTCGGCGGCGGATTCAATATTGATTATGAGATCAGCAAGAAACAAAGCTTAGGACTGTCTTATAATATGAGATACAACAAAAGTTTCGATTCTGTTCTGGACATGATGAACTGGCAAAATGGGCAATTATCCAACAGAACGATCAATAATGAAGATGCTCAAACCAGAAATCACTCTTTTAATCTGAACTATGAAATAAAAACCGACTCTATAGGAAGTAAACTAACTTCTAATGTTTCTTATCTATGGTTTAACAGAGACAAAATGAGTTTCAATGAGAGCATTCCTTTGGATGTTCAGCCTTCAAGTGAAGCGTATAAAAAGAGATATTCTGCATTACACCAATCGGTACCTCAAATTATCAATAATTATGCAGCTAATATAGATTATCTGAAAAAGACTACTAAAGGAGCAACGTGGCTAATGGGAGTGAGTTATAATTATACCAATACGGATAATGATACCAGACAAGATAAATTAATTGGTGATGAATTTGTAATGGATACGAAACAGACCAATCATTTCATTTATAAGGAAAACATTTTAGGAATTTACCTCAACTATGAAAGAAAGCTAACCGAAAAGTTATCCGGAAAAATTGGAGCCCGCTATGAAATGACCAGAAGTACAGGAGATATTCTTGGAAAAACAGGGTTTGAAAGAAATTATAATAATCTGCTTCCTTATCTGAATTTAAATTATGCTATCAATTCTGACCATAACCTGAGTTATACCTTCTCCAGCAGAGTCAGAAGACCACGATTCTGGGAGCTTAACCCATCAAGAACATATTTCACTCCTACCAATTATACTCAGAATAATCCGTTTGTATTGGCTGCTAAATTCTATAATCAGGAATTGAATTATATGTATAAATGCGTTCTATGCGAATCTTAG